In the genome of Podospora pseudocomata strain CBS 415.72m chromosome 2 map unlocalized CBS415.72m_2.2, whole genome shotgun sequence, one region contains:
- the ARD1 gene encoding N-terminal acetyltransferase A complex catalytic subunit ard1 (COG:S; EggNog:ENOG503NU74) gives MDIRLLRPSDIPLIQHANLENLPENYFLKYYLYHALSWPQLSFVAVDVSRPAKTPYDYPKIVGYVLAKMEEEPTDGVQHGHITSLSVMRTHRRLGIAEKLMRQSQQAMVEAFNARYVSLHVRVSNQAAIHLYRNTLKFETEKTEPKYYADGEDAFCMKLDLDFIKQQILEAEKAEDEQDKKKNNGSEEMTKEDQDEGEPVGDVGRDPEQDKKIKVKVGRGLGVGELVERDESKH, from the exons ATGgacatccgcctcctccgcccctccgacatccccctcatccagcaCGCCAACCTCGAGAACCTCCCTGAGAACTACTTCCTCAAGTACTACCTCTACCACGCCCTCTCCTGGCCCCAGCTCTCCTTCGTGGCAGTCGACGTCTCCCGCCCCGCAAAGACCCCCTATGACTACCCCAAGATCGTCGGCTATGTCCTCGCCAAAATGGAAGAAGAGCCCACGGACGGCGTCCAGCACGGCcacatcacctccctcagcgTGATGCGCACCCACCGGAGGCTGGGTATTGCGGAAAAACTCATGAGACAGAGCC AACAAGCAATGGTGGAAGCCTTCAACGCCCGTTACGTCTCCCTCCACGTCCGTGTCTCCAACCAAGCCGCCATCCACCTCTACCGCAACACGCTCAAGTTCGAGACGGAAAAGACGGAGCCAAAGTACTACGCCGACGGGGAGGACGCGTTCTGCATGAAGCTCGATCTGGACTTTATCAAGCAGCAGattttggaggcggagaaggccgaggatgagcaagacaagaagaagaacaatGGCTCGGAAGAGATGACGAAAGAAGACCAGGACGAGGGCGAGCcggtgggggatgtgggtAGGGATCCGGAACaggacaagaagatcaaggtcaaggttgggagggggttgggggtgggggagttggtggagagggacgAGAGTAAACATTAG
- a CDS encoding uncharacterized protein (EggNog:ENOG503NV63; COG:Q), whose protein sequence is MSRPLEGKLAIITGSSRGIGAAIAENLASKGCNIALNYTSPSSTSIANDLAAQLTSSHNIKVVPIQADIGSPEGPAKLVQDVKSAFSSSDNTFQIDIIINNAGIAQNALLSDVTIPQFEATYRVNVLGPLLLVQAAQPYLPKDRSGRIVNISSVSSSTGFVTQSVYGGTKAALEAMTRTWSRELAQNATVNAVNPGPVEGPMYASNAEVFLEGIEGWIKHTPLMKAQAGDVKDESLPDGTRAARTGEIAGVVGMLCGTEAGWITGQVVCANGGMVMLQ, encoded by the exons ATGTCTCGCCCTCTCGAAGGCAAACTCGCCATCATAACCGGCTCATCGCGAG GCATTGGCGCAGCCATAGCCGAAAACCTCGCCTCCAAAGGCTGCAACATAGCCCTCAActacacctccccctcctctacctccatcgccaacgacctcgccgcccagctcacctcctcccacaacaTTAAAGTCGTTCCCATCCAAGCAGACATTGGCAGCCCGGAAGGTCCCGCCAAACTTGTTCAAGATGTCAAATCTgctttctcctcttcagaCAACACCTTCCAAatagacatcatcatcaacaacgccggcATAGCCCAAaacgccctcctctccgacgTCACAATCCCCCAATTCGAAGCCACTTACCGCGTCAACGTTTTGGgtcctctccttctcgtccaaGCCGCCCAGCCTTACCTCCCCAAGGATAGATCAGGCAGGATAGTCAACATCTcttccgtctcctcctctacCGGGTTCGTCACCCAGTCTGTCTACGGCGGGACCAAGGCTGCGTTGGAAGCAATGACACGGACGTGGTCGCGGGAGTTGGCGCAGAATGCCACGGTAAACGCGGTGAACCCTGGTCCGGTGGAGGGGCCGATGTACGCGAGTAATGCAGAGGTTTTCCTGGAGGGGATTGAGGGTTGGATCAAGCACACTCCGTTGATGAAGGCGCAGGCGGGGGATGTGAAGGATGAGAGTCTGCCGGACGggacgagggcggcgaggacgggGGAGATTGCGGGTGTGGTTGGGATGCTGTGTGGGACAGAGGCGGGGTGGATTACGGGACAGGTTGTTTGTGCTAATGGAGGGATGGTTATGCTTCAATAG